A section of the Candidatus Binatia bacterium genome encodes:
- a CDS encoding amidohydrolase: MRMEDMILISVDDHVVEPPNLFEHHLPIQWKAKAPRVVRKKDGSDVWVFGGEQFPNVALNAVVGRPPEEYGMEPTSFDQLRPGTYDVHERVRDMNANGVLASLCFPSFPGLFGEKFSKHSDRTAALVMLQAYNDWHVDEWCGAYPGRFIPLGVLPCWDPELMAAEVRRLARKGCHAVSFTESPEAHGWPSIHNDYWKPFWEACVDEGTVICIHIGSGSGMKFSAMDAPVDTMITLQPIASVDCAVNLLWSPVLRQYSDIRFALSESGIGWMPYFLERVDYVHDRHHVWTHQDFGGRKPSEIWREHCVSCFIHDPVGIRNRDLIGVHTITWECDYPHSDSTWPTSPERLWGSLQGVPDEDIELISHRNAMRFFRFDPFKYRPREQCTVGALRAEARDVDLSVRSRGGKPPTAEKRPVTTQDVLQQLASVYASVPDDSAEA, from the coding sequence ATGAGAATGGAGGACATGATCTTGATCAGCGTGGACGACCACGTGGTCGAGCCTCCGAACCTGTTCGAGCACCACTTGCCGATTCAGTGGAAGGCCAAAGCGCCTCGCGTGGTGCGCAAAAAAGACGGCAGCGACGTGTGGGTGTTCGGCGGGGAACAATTTCCCAACGTGGCCCTCAATGCGGTTGTGGGTCGGCCTCCCGAAGAATACGGCATGGAGCCGACGTCGTTCGATCAGTTGCGTCCGGGCACGTACGACGTGCACGAGCGGGTGCGCGACATGAACGCCAACGGAGTGCTCGCTTCGCTGTGCTTCCCATCGTTTCCCGGGCTGTTCGGGGAAAAGTTTTCCAAGCATTCCGACCGTACCGCCGCGCTGGTGATGTTGCAGGCGTACAATGACTGGCACGTCGACGAGTGGTGCGGTGCTTACCCTGGTCGCTTCATCCCGCTCGGGGTGCTGCCGTGCTGGGATCCCGAACTCATGGCTGCGGAAGTGCGGCGCCTGGCGCGAAAGGGCTGCCACGCCGTGAGTTTCACGGAGAGTCCGGAGGCGCACGGCTGGCCCAGCATCCACAACGACTATTGGAAGCCGTTTTGGGAAGCCTGCGTAGACGAGGGCACGGTCATCTGCATCCACATCGGATCCGGGTCGGGAATGAAGTTTTCCGCCATGGATGCCCCCGTGGACACCATGATTACCCTGCAGCCGATTGCTTCTGTAGACTGCGCGGTGAACCTGCTCTGGTCTCCGGTGCTGCGCCAATATTCCGATATCCGGTTCGCTCTATCCGAAAGCGGAATCGGGTGGATGCCGTATTTCTTGGAGCGCGTCGATTACGTGCACGATCGGCACCATGTGTGGACCCATCAAGATTTCGGGGGGCGCAAGCCGAGCGAGATTTGGCGCGAGCACTGCGTGTCGTGCTTCATCCACGACCCGGTGGGTATTCGCAACCGCGATCTCATTGGAGTGCACACGATCACTTGGGAGTGCGATTACCCCCATTCGGACAGTACGTGGCCGACTTCGCCGGAGCGACTTTGGGGTTCGCTGCAGGGCGTGCCGGACGAGGATATCGAGTTGATTTCGCACCGAAACGCCATGCGATTTTTCCGATTCGACCCATTCAAGTACCGGCCGCGGGAACAGTGCACCGTGGGTGCGTTGCGAGCGGAAGCGAGGGACGTGGATTTGAGCGTACGTTCCCGTGGAGGCAAGCCCCCGACGGCGGAAAAAAGGCCGGTCACGACCCAAGACGTTCTGCAGCAGCTCGCATCGGTGTACGCCTCGGTCCCCGATGATTCGGCCGAGGCGTAA